The following coding sequences lie in one Chelonia mydas isolate rCheMyd1 chromosome 6, rCheMyd1.pri.v2, whole genome shotgun sequence genomic window:
- the SYT8 gene encoding synaptotagmin-8 yields the protein MANKMSSNSTTAPSAAALTTAKPGFIDDIINKIPLPRWALIVIAIAAGLLLILFLICIIKCCCCKKKHKKKEKLNLQNINGSTTASLVQPDMEDLESGLENEKRGRLQYSLEYNFRSQEMKVGVKQAADLKAMDSGGTSDPYVIVYLTSDMRKKYESKVYRKTLNPVFNETFTFQIPQAEMSESTLVMQIYDFNRFAKHDIIGEVRLPLGDFDLQHVIEQWQELTAASKREQERLGEICFSLRYIPSTSKLTVVILEAKKLKRMDSSGLSDPFVKVQLILNKKKWKKKKTGVKKSTLSPYFNEAFNFEVPFNQIQNIDLVISVWDHDKVTKNQQIGKVLLGCRATGNQLRHWSDMLANPRRPIAQWHSLQLVEEVDKALGLKSHFKLPLPGK from the exons ATGGCTAACAAAATGAGTTCAAACAGCACTACTGCCCCCAGTGCCGCTGCTCTGACTACTGCCAAGCCTGGCTTCATCGATGACATTATTAACAAAATACCTC TACCCAGATGGGCTCTCATCGTCATTGCAATTGCGGCAGGCCTTctcctcatcctcttcctcatctgCATCATCAAGTGCTGCTGTTGCAAGAAGAAGCACAAGAAGAAGGAGAAACTCAACTTGCAAAACATCAATGGCTCCACCACTGCCAGCCTG GTCCAGCCAGATATGGAAGATTTGGAGTCTGGACTCGAGAACGAGAAGCGAGGAAGGCTGCAGTATTCCCTGGAGTATAACTTCCGTAGCCAGGAG ATGAAAGTTGGAGTGAagcaggcagcagatttaaaggcCATGGACAGCGGGGGGACCTCTGACCCATACGTTATTGTCTACTTAACATCTGATATGAGGAAGAAGTATGAAAGCAAGGTTTACCGGAAGACTCTGAACCCTGTCTTCAATGAGACCTTCACCTTCCAG ATTCCCCAGGCGGAGATGTCCGAGTCCACCCTGGTGATGCAGATCTATGACTTCAACCGCTTTGCCAAACACGACATCATCGGCGAGGTCCGGCTGCCTCTGGGCGACTTTGATCTGCAGCACGTGATTGAACAGTGGCAAGAGCTCACCGCTGCCAGTAAGAGGGAG CAAGAGCGCCTTGGGGAGATCTGTTTCTCACTCCGATACATCCCCAGCACCAGTAAGCTCACCGTGGTGATCTTGGAAGCCAAGAAGCTCAAGAGGATGGACTCAAGTGGATTATCAG acCCCTTTGTCAAAGTGCAGCTTATCTTGAACAAGAAGaaatggaagaagaagaagacaggTGTGAAGAAGAGCACTTTAAGCCCCTACTTCAATGAGGCGTTTAATTTTGAGGTGCCTTTCAACCAGATCCAG AACATCGACTTGGTGATTTCGGTCTGGGATCACGACAAGGTGACCAAGAACCAACAGATCGGCAAGGTGCTCCTGGGCTGCCGAGCCACGGGCAACCAGCTGCGCCACTGGTCAGACATGCTGGCCAATCCCCGCCGACCCATCGCCCAGTGGCACAGCCTGCAGCTGGTAGAAGAAGTGGACAAAGCCCTGGGGCTGAAATCCCACTTCAAGCTGCCTTTGCCTGGCAAATAA